One Setaria italica strain Yugu1 chromosome I, Setaria_italica_v2.0, whole genome shotgun sequence DNA window includes the following coding sequences:
- the LOC105913925 gene encoding vegetative cell wall protein gp1-like, with the protein MAPPVAGWPCVLPPSRGTGILLSPAAPASPPNGRHALPESRRGGGPPPPALRPPAAPASSRRPAAPHPRSAVSAPFRLPETRRPGAPCVLPGCRIPARSPAGPPESQRDGTPYVLPPAAAVHSVAEFLEAGIDDAFPFAAVFAFLPKLGKAGILQEPSKELEEGVLLLLCARTGQGDQQQNSKTKQRYG; encoded by the exons ATGGCCCCTCCTGTAGCCGGTTGGCCCTGCGTCCTCCCGCCGTCCCGTGGCACCGGCATCCTCCTGAGTCCCGCGGCACCGGCATCCCCGCCCAACGGCCGCCACGCCCTCCCGGAGtcccgacgcggcggcggcccccctccccccgccctGCGTCCTCCCGCGGCGCCGGCATCCTCCCGTCGTCCTGCAGCGCCGCATCCCCGGTCGGCGGTCAGCGCGCCCTTCCGCCTCCCGGAGACACGGCGTCCTGGCGCCCCATGCGTCCTCCCGGGGTGCCGCATCCCCGCCCGGAGTCCGGCGGGCCCTCCCGAGTCCCAGCGCGACGGCACCCCCTACGTCCtcccgccggctgccgccgtccATAGCGTCGCTGAATTTTTGGAAGCCGGAATTG ACGATGCCTTCCCATTCGCAGCAGTCTTTGCCTTCCTGCCAAAGCTTGGCAAGGCCGGCATCCTGCAAGAGCCCAGCAAGGAACTGGAGGAGGGAGTTCTTCTCCTGCTCTGTGCAAGAACTGGCCAAGGAGATCAGCAGCAGAACAGCAAAACCAAGCAAAGGTATGGGTAG